In Parasphingorhabdus halotolerans, a single window of DNA contains:
- a CDS encoding alpha/beta hydrolase, which translates to MKHDEGNLRLSASSKAAGAKLFFQKWLPDTPPKAVILLIHGYAEHSGRYQYFAEHCVNRGYAVFAIDHWGHGKSDGDPGFVPDFSVFHDGVDALVEMARAAYSGLPIMLVGHSMGGLISATYLLENQSKFAAAVLSGPAIKAAEEPSAFLKAISGLLSRFLPKLGVLALDSNGVSRDPKVVAHYLADPLVYNGKMGARLAAEMLNNMTAIQQQASQIELPMLMLHGSNDSLAAAEGSTFLDSKISSPEKQLKIYPGLFHEIFNEPEKDAVLTDMTDWLDARIGSSAA; encoded by the coding sequence TTGAAGCATGACGAAGGAAACCTGCGGCTAAGTGCCAGTTCCAAGGCAGCTGGCGCAAAGCTTTTTTTCCAGAAATGGTTGCCGGATACACCGCCTAAGGCGGTCATATTACTGATTCATGGTTATGCTGAACATAGCGGGCGCTATCAATATTTCGCCGAACATTGCGTAAATCGCGGCTACGCCGTTTTTGCAATCGACCATTGGGGCCATGGAAAATCCGATGGCGACCCGGGTTTTGTTCCTGATTTCTCGGTGTTTCATGATGGTGTTGATGCGCTTGTTGAAATGGCTCGGGCGGCTTATTCCGGCCTTCCAATAATGCTGGTGGGTCACAGCATGGGCGGATTGATCAGCGCGACCTATTTGCTGGAGAACCAGTCTAAGTTTGCTGCGGCTGTGCTCTCCGGCCCCGCTATCAAAGCTGCCGAGGAGCCTTCTGCTTTTCTCAAAGCAATAAGCGGTTTGCTGTCACGATTTCTCCCGAAACTTGGAGTGCTGGCGCTGGATTCGAATGGCGTTAGCCGTGATCCCAAGGTGGTGGCTCATTATTTAGCAGACCCGCTTGTTTACAACGGAAAAATGGGCGCGCGTCTGGCGGCGGAAATGCTGAATAACATGACTGCTATCCAGCAGCAGGCATCGCAAATAGAGCTGCCAATGCTAATGTTGCACGGCTCTAATGATAGCCTTGCCGCCGCAGAAGGTTCGACCTTTTTGGACTCAAAAATATCGTCGCCTGAAAAGCAACTCAAGATATATCCAGGCCTGTTTCATGAAATTTTCAACGAGCCTGAGAAAGATGCCGTTCTCACTGATATGACGGACTGGCTCGATGCCAGAATAGGCTCCAGCGCCGCATAA
- a CDS encoding alpha/beta fold hydrolase, with protein sequence MLNIVLWIIAGLIAGSLILYFVFPRLLYSAMRNGLRRKGGLVEKSVKTGEFDWPYLEGGPSDGEVVLLVHGFGGDKDNWALFSPQITEKYRLISMDLPGFGENDRSLNREYDIASQVERLREFLDALRISKCHIGGNSMGGHIALQFALTHPEYLKSLTLYNNAGVEGKNESELVKSVENGENALAINSVEDVKRMMAFVTHNPPPIPGQFRKVFFEEANAHKELLDKIFWTIVKDTQDRPLNGELGGLKVPTLIIWGRHDQLIDVSCAEAIHAGVENSELVIFEDVGHIPMIEKPKEVAAAQLAFLAKH encoded by the coding sequence ATGTTAAACATTGTATTGTGGATAATCGCCGGTCTGATTGCAGGCTCATTGATACTCTATTTCGTTTTCCCGCGATTACTCTATTCTGCGATGCGAAACGGATTGCGTCGTAAGGGTGGGCTGGTTGAGAAATCGGTCAAGACAGGCGAATTTGACTGGCCCTATCTGGAAGGAGGACCGTCCGATGGCGAAGTTGTCTTGCTGGTTCACGGATTTGGCGGAGACAAAGATAATTGGGCGCTTTTCTCTCCCCAAATAACCGAAAAATACCGGCTCATTTCGATGGATTTGCCCGGATTTGGTGAAAATGACCGGTCGTTGAACCGTGAATATGACATTGCATCGCAAGTCGAACGGCTGCGTGAATTTCTTGACGCTCTGCGTATTTCAAAATGCCATATCGGCGGCAACAGCATGGGCGGCCATATCGCCCTGCAATTTGCGCTGACCCATCCAGAATATCTGAAATCGCTGACGCTTTACAATAACGCCGGTGTTGAGGGTAAAAATGAAAGCGAGTTGGTGAAGTCAGTCGAAAATGGTGAGAATGCTCTGGCAATCAACTCGGTGGAAGACGTAAAACGCATGATGGCGTTTGTGACACATAATCCGCCACCAATTCCCGGCCAATTCCGCAAGGTTTTCTTCGAAGAAGCCAACGCGCACAAGGAATTGCTCGACAAGATATTTTGGACGATTGTGAAAGACACCCAAGATCGCCCGTTAAATGGTGAACTGGGTGGTTTGAAAGTGCCCACTCTGATCATCTGGGGCCGTCATGACCAATTGATCGACGTGAGCTGCGCGGAGGCAATCCACGCCGGTGTCGAAAATAGCGAACTGGTCATTTTTGAAGATGTCGGCCACATCCCGATGATAGAAAAGCCTAAAGAAGTCGCTGCGGCACAACTTGCTTTCCTTGCCAAACACTGA
- a CDS encoding DUF3336 domain-containing protein: MILNTTLKMEKAMAQATSYSEWADAAAAHDRSTGVDVWKESDESKHFDNKSIRRRLKRLSKLWKSQDNAGLLYALNEGIHGNMDGMGNKRLHQKAKFGTKQLIQDYVDAIVNSLEYLASDKVNDIPFEEKLDFFRRAQHCYGRSAFLMSGSGAFLYFHVGVVKALWSEGLLPHIMSGSSGGSVVGALIATHTDDEIPPYFEAKNLFDDSISDDDGEAGFGLFGGSRRLKADEIRARLTTMLPDLTFQEAYELTGRHLNVSIAPAEKHQTSRLLNAIASPNVYIREAVLASCAVPGVYPPVTLAAKDHTGKRIPYLPNRKWVDGSVTHDLPAKRLARLYGVNHHIVSQANPLVTPFASDVSQQKTPISAIRNATTTTMKAWINANVDIMQKPLSYFPRLNSLANMTLSVINQDYMGDINIIRPSMFWGHRRSSAIFQLRILKS; this comes from the coding sequence ATGATCCTGAACACCACATTGAAGATGGAAAAGGCGATGGCGCAAGCCACGAGCTATTCCGAGTGGGCGGACGCAGCGGCTGCGCATGACCGCTCGACTGGCGTGGATGTCTGGAAAGAGTCTGACGAAAGCAAGCACTTCGACAACAAATCAATTCGCCGCCGTCTTAAGCGACTGTCAAAACTGTGGAAAAGTCAGGATAATGCGGGACTTTTATACGCTCTAAACGAGGGCATTCATGGCAATATGGACGGTATGGGCAACAAGCGCCTCCACCAGAAAGCCAAATTTGGCACCAAGCAACTCATCCAGGATTACGTCGATGCCATTGTCAATTCGCTTGAGTATCTGGCGAGTGATAAAGTTAACGATATTCCGTTTGAAGAAAAACTGGATTTCTTTCGCCGCGCCCAGCATTGCTATGGTCGGTCCGCGTTTTTGATGAGTGGTTCGGGCGCATTTCTCTATTTTCATGTCGGTGTTGTAAAGGCGCTGTGGTCGGAAGGCCTCTTACCGCATATCATGTCCGGTTCCAGTGGCGGATCGGTTGTCGGCGCGCTCATCGCTACGCACACCGATGATGAAATTCCGCCATATTTCGAAGCGAAAAATCTGTTTGACGACTCTATCAGTGATGATGATGGAGAAGCCGGTTTCGGCCTTTTTGGCGGCTCGCGGCGGCTCAAAGCGGATGAAATTCGAGCGCGACTAACCACCATGCTACCTGATCTTACATTCCAGGAGGCCTATGAACTCACTGGTCGTCATCTCAATGTCTCGATTGCCCCTGCGGAAAAGCACCAAACGTCAAGGCTACTAAATGCCATTGCATCACCGAATGTTTATATACGTGAGGCCGTATTGGCTTCTTGTGCCGTGCCGGGTGTATATCCGCCGGTCACCTTAGCAGCCAAAGACCACACCGGAAAACGTATCCCGTATCTGCCTAATCGCAAATGGGTGGACGGTTCGGTTACCCATGATTTGCCAGCCAAGCGCCTTGCGCGGCTTTATGGTGTGAACCACCATATCGTGAGTCAGGCTAATCCTTTGGTAACGCCCTTTGCCAGCGATGTCAGTCAGCAAAAAACTCCTATTTCAGCTATCCGCAACGCGACAACGACGACGATGAAGGCCTGGATCAATGCCAATGTTGATATCATGCAGAAGCCGCTGTCCTATTTTCCACGTCTGAACAGCCTAGCGAATATGACGCTTTCGGTGATCAATCAGGACTATATGGGCGACATCAATATCATCCGTCCCAGCATGTTTTGGGGCCATCGAAGATCCTCAGCAATCTTCCAGTTGAGGATATTGAAGAGTTGA
- a CDS encoding NAD(P)H-dependent glycerol-3-phosphate dehydrogenase, producing the protein MKLRVGLLGGGSWGTTVASLVSRNAPIKLWARDVETVADINDNHRNSKYLPDAVLPDELTATCEIGEAVSDADVLVMGIPSSNFRGVLEEAKQYLRPWVPVISLTKGLELSTSKRMTEVIEEVLPGHPVGVLTGPNLAREIMSGQAAASVISMEDEIIVKQLQQLFHSGMFRVYTNTDLLGCELGGVLKNIIAIAVGMGDGLGAGDNTRSALITRGLAEITRLGVAMGGRPETFSGLTGMGDMIATCTSSLSRNRHVGVELGKGRKIDAIIADMLMVAEGVKSAPTVIALAKKYGVSMPIAEDVYEVTKGNRSAVRAFRGLISASAGSEADAG; encoded by the coding sequence ATGAAATTGCGGGTTGGTCTATTAGGTGGCGGGTCTTGGGGCACAACGGTTGCTTCGCTGGTTTCCCGCAACGCTCCGATCAAGCTATGGGCGCGCGATGTAGAGACCGTAGCTGACATCAATGACAACCATCGAAACAGCAAGTATCTGCCTGATGCAGTGCTCCCTGATGAGCTAACCGCGACTTGTGAAATTGGTGAAGCGGTTTCGGATGCCGATGTACTTGTGATGGGTATTCCTTCCAGTAATTTTCGTGGGGTGCTGGAAGAGGCCAAGCAATATTTACGGCCTTGGGTGCCGGTCATTAGCCTCACGAAAGGGCTAGAGCTTTCTACCAGTAAGCGCATGACGGAGGTAATCGAGGAGGTTTTGCCGGGGCATCCTGTGGGTGTGCTCACTGGGCCTAATCTTGCCCGCGAGATCATGTCGGGTCAGGCAGCTGCGAGCGTCATTTCTATGGAAGATGAGATCATCGTGAAGCAGTTGCAGCAGCTTTTTCATTCCGGAATGTTTCGGGTCTACACCAACACGGATTTGCTTGGTTGCGAATTGGGCGGTGTATTGAAAAATATCATCGCCATTGCCGTGGGTATGGGTGATGGATTGGGGGCAGGGGACAACACCCGTTCTGCATTAATCACCAGAGGACTGGCTGAAATTACGCGACTGGGAGTTGCAATGGGCGGTCGCCCTGAAACTTTCTCAGGGCTTACAGGCATGGGCGATATGATCGCCACTTGTACCAGTTCTTTATCCCGCAACCGACACGTTGGCGTAGAGCTCGGTAAAGGACGGAAAATTGATGCGATCATCGCCGATATGTTGATGGTGGCGGAGGGGGTAAAAAGCGCGCCTACGGTTATCGCCTTGGCAAAAAAATACGGCGTCTCTATGCCTATTGCTGAAGACGTATACGAAGTCACAAAGGGCAATCGATCTGCCGTGCGAGCATTTCGCGGATTAATCAGCGCTTCAGCCGGTTCTGAGGCCGATGCAGGTTAG
- a CDS encoding WS/DGAT/MGAT family O-acyltransferase yields the protein MTEPHTINQLSAQDAQFLYVQSATNLTHVMAVYIYDPSTAPGGKVRFKDIIEHMRKRLDVSPMFKRKLYRLPLDIDHPYWVEDEHFDLEAHISHSRLPEPGDWRQFCIQVARHHSKPLDMNRPLWDMYVVEGLDNIPGYAKGSYAILTRIHHSTIDGVSGAHFFAAVSDMDAKGTPAIPLPEGKPEQSDLPTAAEILERAISSTVTSPVKLTQALMKFAPAILSTATKSIRGGDEKSGNSVPETRFNGSVTPHKMFDAVTFDLEELKKIRLKVDGATINDVVLAVCSGAMRHYLKKHKELPKESLVAVAPVNARSRSGEESNPGNNISAMTIKIWSDIADPLQRLGAIRDTTRETKAAKSGLSARIMTDLSKHIPGVTMASVARILTDERFAPKMSNLMVSNVPGPQIQLYMNGAKLTHQYGLAPLAHGMGLFIATPSYNGTISFSVISDRKMMPDIDYFVECIEKSFNELRLAKVNSSVKKTAAKAEAAKKAATHSPTGSNYRRVSKTPRRASQGKTK from the coding sequence ATGACCGAGCCGCATACTATCAACCAGTTAAGTGCGCAGGATGCGCAATTTCTATATGTTCAGTCCGCGACCAATTTGACCCACGTGATGGCCGTCTATATTTACGATCCATCGACTGCGCCGGGCGGGAAAGTGCGTTTCAAGGATATTATCGAACATATGAGAAAGCGGCTGGATGTGTCGCCAATGTTCAAGCGCAAGCTATACCGCCTGCCGCTAGATATTGATCATCCCTATTGGGTGGAAGACGAGCATTTTGATCTTGAAGCCCATATCTCGCACAGCCGATTGCCTGAACCCGGTGATTGGCGGCAGTTCTGCATTCAGGTTGCTCGCCATCATAGCAAGCCGCTGGATATGAACCGGCCGCTCTGGGATATGTATGTCGTCGAGGGGCTGGATAATATTCCAGGGTATGCCAAAGGCAGCTACGCAATTTTGACCCGCATTCATCATTCGACAATTGATGGAGTATCTGGAGCCCATTTTTTTGCGGCCGTGTCGGATATGGATGCGAAAGGGACACCGGCCATTCCTTTGCCAGAAGGCAAGCCCGAACAAAGCGATCTACCTACCGCTGCAGAAATTCTGGAACGGGCAATATCAAGCACAGTGACGTCACCCGTAAAACTCACACAGGCGTTGATGAAATTTGCTCCGGCAATTCTGTCCACCGCAACCAAGTCCATTCGTGGAGGGGACGAAAAATCCGGAAACTCAGTGCCGGAAACACGATTTAATGGATCCGTGACACCGCATAAAATGTTTGACGCGGTCACATTCGATTTGGAAGAGCTTAAAAAAATCAGGCTCAAGGTTGATGGCGCGACGATCAACGATGTTGTGCTTGCCGTCTGTAGCGGCGCGATGCGGCATTATCTCAAGAAGCACAAGGAACTACCGAAAGAATCGCTGGTCGCCGTAGCGCCAGTCAATGCGCGAAGCCGGTCAGGTGAAGAAAGCAATCCCGGCAATAATATTTCGGCGATGACTATCAAAATCTGGTCCGATATCGCTGATCCTTTGCAGCGCTTGGGAGCGATTCGAGACACCACGAGAGAAACGAAGGCCGCAAAATCTGGTTTGAGCGCGAGGATTATGACGGATTTGTCCAAACATATTCCTGGCGTAACCATGGCCAGTGTTGCCCGTATTTTAACCGATGAACGGTTCGCGCCGAAAATGAGCAATTTGATGGTTTCCAATGTTCCGGGGCCGCAAATTCAATTGTATATGAACGGAGCGAAGCTCACACATCAATACGGCTTGGCTCCCTTGGCGCACGGGATGGGGCTGTTTATCGCCACGCCAAGTTACAACGGCACGATCTCGTTCAGCGTTATTTCCGACCGGAAAATGATGCCGGACATCGATTATTTCGTCGAGTGCATAGAAAAATCTTTTAACGAATTGCGGCTTGCTAAAGTTAATAGCTCGGTTAAAAAGACGGCGGCAAAAGCGGAGGCAGCAAAGAAAGCTGCAACGCATTCGCCAACTGGCTCAAATTATCGGCGCGTATCAAAGACGCCGAGAAGAGCCAGTCAGGGCAAGACGAAATAG
- a CDS encoding crotonase/enoyl-CoA hydratase family protein: MKLKSIIANDMEQKMFQDGTESLIQSNADFDHDILGKSFNEISLRFDKPDEIFWCYMNQKSRPSYTYELGDEIQQVQDWIHTNYAMGATKPDHPLRYFVCGSKTPGIYNLGGDLEHFADCIRRRDLGALKKYARTCVHMQYANSTGYGAPVITMALVQGDALGGGFEHALAFDILVAEKSARMGLPEILFNLFPGMGAYSFLRQRLGRKETERFILEGKLFTATELYEMGVVDILAEDGQGEAAIIEYTKANQRRFHAERAVYRARRISDPVSLDELLEVTDMWAETALYLDEADVRKMERLAMAQDRRIRRSLQSV; the protein is encoded by the coding sequence ATGAAGTTGAAGAGTATCATAGCAAATGATATGGAACAAAAAATGTTCCAGGATGGAACGGAATCGTTGATCCAATCCAATGCCGATTTTGATCACGATATACTTGGTAAATCTTTCAACGAAATATCTCTGCGTTTTGACAAGCCGGACGAAATTTTCTGGTGCTATATGAACCAGAAATCACGACCGAGTTATACTTATGAGCTGGGTGATGAGATCCAGCAAGTGCAGGATTGGATTCACACCAATTACGCGATGGGCGCGACGAAACCAGATCATCCGCTGCGCTATTTCGTTTGTGGTTCAAAAACCCCCGGTATTTACAATCTGGGTGGTGATCTCGAGCATTTTGCGGATTGCATAAGGCGCCGGGACCTTGGCGCTCTCAAGAAATATGCACGGACCTGCGTTCACATGCAGTACGCCAACAGTACTGGTTACGGCGCGCCTGTAATTACCATGGCGTTGGTGCAGGGCGATGCGCTTGGCGGCGGCTTTGAGCATGCTTTGGCTTTTGATATTCTTGTCGCAGAAAAAAGCGCGCGAATGGGTTTGCCGGAAATATTGTTTAATCTCTTTCCAGGAATGGGCGCATATAGCTTTTTGCGACAACGGCTGGGCAGAAAGGAAACAGAAAGATTCATTCTGGAAGGCAAGTTGTTCACGGCCACAGAATTATATGAAATGGGTGTTGTTGATATCTTGGCTGAAGATGGTCAGGGTGAAGCTGCAATCATTGAATATACAAAAGCCAACCAACGCCGGTTTCATGCCGAACGTGCAGTGTATCGTGCTCGCCGGATATCAGACCCTGTTTCGCTGGATGAATTGCTCGAAGTCACCGATATGTGGGCAGAAACTGCTCTCTATCTTGATGAAGCTGATGTTCGGAAAATGGAACGTTTGGCGATGGCTCAGGATCGGAGAATACGTCGCTCGTTGCAGTCTGTTTAG